DNA sequence from the Janibacter sp. CX7 genome:
TGGAGCAGCCCGGTGAGCGCGGGGAAGGTGTCGAGCACCTCGTCGATCGCGGCCCGGTCCTTGCCGGCGACGAGCAGCAGGTTGTCCCACGTCGACATGTCGGGGAAGCTCAGCTGCCCCTGCGGGACGTAGCCCAGGCCGCGGCGGACCCGCTCGTTGGGCCGGGAGCCGGTGACGTCCTCGCCGTCGATGAGCACCCGGCCGCCGCTCGTCGGCAGCAGGCCCATCGCGGCCCGCAGGAGGGTCGTCTTGCCGGCGCCGTTGTGCCCCATGACGGCGACGCAGCCGCCGGTGGGGACGGTGAGCGAGACGTCGTGGAGGACGGTCGTGCGGCCGTAGCCGGCGACGACCTCGTCGAGCTGCAGCATCAGGCTGCTCCTTCCGTGGTCTGGCCGAGGTAGACGCGCTGCACCTCGGGGTTGGCCCTGATCGTGTCCATCGAGCCGCTGGCGAGGACGCGGCCGGCGTGCAGCACGGTGACGCCGTCGGCGAAGCGGCGCACGAAGTCCATGTCGTGCTCGACGACGACGATCGTGCGCTCGTGCCCGATGCGTCGCAGGAGCTCGCCGGTCTCCTCGCGCTCCTCGGCGCTCATGCCGGCGACCGGCTCGTCGAGGAGCATCACCGAGGCGTCCTGAACGAGGAGCATGCCGATCTCGAGCCACTGCTTCTGCCCGTGGCTCAGCACGCCGGCGGGGTGGTCGAGAAGGTGGGTGAGCCCGATGGTCTCCGCGGCCGCGGAGACCTCGGCAGGCACCTCCCGCCGCGCCCGCAGCTGGCTCCACCGCGAGCGGTGGCGCACGCCGGCGATGTCGAGGTTCTGCAGCACGCTCAGCTCCTCGAAGACGGTGGCGGTCTGGAAGGTGCGGCCGACGCCGAGCGCGGCGATGCGGTGCGACGGCTTGCCGAGGAGGTTGACCCCGCCGTGGGTGGCGACGCCCTGGCCCGGGGCGAGGCCGGTGAGGGCGTCGATGATCGTCGTCTTCCCGGCGCCGTTGGGCCCGACGAGGAAGTGGACCTGGCCCTGCAGCAGCGTCAGGTCGACCCCGTCGACGGCGACGAAGTCGCCGAAGGCGACGCGCAGGCCGCGGACCTCGAGGTAGTCGTCGGTGCGGGTGGGGGTGGTGGTCATCGGGCGGGCACCTCGGTCGTGTCGTCGCTGGGTCGGTGTGGTCCGGCGGTGGCCGTGGCGACCCGAGGACCGGGGGCGGTGGCCCCCCTTCGTCGGAGGGCATCGCGACCCCGGGTGACGAGGTCGGCGAGACCACCGGGCAGCAGGAGCAGGACGACGACGAAGAGCGCGCCCTGGAAGTAGGTCCACGACCCGGCGAAGCTCTCCGACAGCGTCGTCTCGGCGTAGCCGACGGCGATGGCGCCGAGAGCGGGGCCGAAGAGCGAGGCGCGGCCACCGAGGGCGACCCCGGACAGCAGGCCGATGGAGGCCACGACGCCGACGTCGTCCGGCGAGATGATGCCGACGGTCGGAACGAAGAGCGCCCCGGCGACGCTCGCGAGGACCGCCGCGATGACGTAGGCGACGAGCTTGGTCATCGCGGGGTTCTGCCCGAGGAAGCGGACCCGCTCCTCGCCGTCCCGCGCCGCGACGAGCAGCTCGCCGAAGCGGCTGCGGTTGAGGTGCGCGACGAGCGCCAGGGCGAGGACGAGCACCCCGGCGGTGACGAGGTAGATCATCTGCTTGTTCGCCGGGTCGTGCAGGGAGTAGCCGAAGAAGCCCTGGAAGTTGTTCAGCCCGTTGAGCCCACCCGTCGTCGTGACCTGCCCGACGAGCAGGATGGCGAAGGCCGCCGTGAGCGCCTGCGACAGGATCGCGAAGTACGCCCCACGGATCCGGCGGGTGAAGATCGCCAGGCCGAGCAGGGCCGCGAGCAGCGCCGGCACGAGCACGATCGCGACGAGGGTGAACCCGCCGGAGCGGAAGGGCTCCCACCAGCCGGGCACCTGCCCGTCGGAGTACAGCTGCATGAAGTCCGGGACCCCGCCGGGGCCGGCGTCGGCGAGCTTGAGGTGCATCGCCATCGCGTAGCCGCCGAGGCCGAAGTACAGCCCCTGGCCGAGGACGAGCATCCCGCCCCGGCCCCACGCGAGACCGATGCCGACCGCGGCGATGGCGTAGCAGAGGTACTTCGCGAGCAGGCCGAGGCGGAAGGTGCTGAGCACGGCCGGCGCGACGAGGAGCAGGACGAGCGCGAGGGCGGCGATCCCGATCCACGGGCCCAGCCCGGACCGGCCGGCGTCGCGCAGGCGTGCGGTGGGGGAGGTCATGCGAGGCTCCTCGTCTTCACGGTGAAGATGCCCTGGGGGCGGATCTGGAGGAAGGCGACGATCGCGACGAGGACGAGGACCTTGGCCATCGACCCGCTCGTGAGCGACTCGAGGACGGACTGCCCGAGCCCGACGCCGAGGGCGGCGAGGATCGTGCCCTTGATCTGGCCGATGCCACCGACGACGACGACGAGGAAGGCCTCGACGATGTACGTCGACCCGATCGTCGGCCCGGTCGACCCGAGCAGCGTCAGGGCGACCCCGGCGACCCCGGCGAGCCCGGAGCCGATGAAGAAGGTCGTCTGGTCGATGCGGCGGGTCGAGATGCCGACGCTCTCGGCGAGGTCGCGGTTGGCGACGGTCGCCCGGATGCGCCGGCCGAGGGCGGTGCGGCGCAGCACGAGCCACACCCCGGCGACGCAGACGACCGACAGGACGATGATGAAGAGCCGGGTGATCGGGAACCCGTAGCCGAGGATGTCGACGCTGCCGTCGAGCCACCCCGGCGAGGGCACCTCCTTGGCCGGCGCGCCGAAGATGTCGCGCGCCAGCTGCTGGAGGATGAGCCCGATGCCGAAGGTCACGAGGAGCGTGTCAAGCGGCCGGTGGTACATCCAGCGGATGATCGTGGCCTCGAGCAGCACCCCGAGGAGCCCACCGACGACGAAGCCGAGCGGGAGCGCGACGACCAGGCTCAGGCCGGAGCCGCCGAGGATGCTCGTCGTGACGAAGGCCGTGTAGGCGCCGGCCATGATGAACTCGCCGTGCGCCATGTTGATGACGCCCATCTGGCCGAAGGTGAGCGTCAGGCCGATGGCGATGAGCAGCAGCACGGCGCCCGTGGAGAGCCCCGTGAAGACCTGGGCGACGATGGCGTCCATGCTCAGTCGTTGGCCTTCCACCACGAGTAGTCCTCGAGGTACGGGTCCGGCTCGATCGGCTCCTTGGACGACCACACCGACTCGATGAGCCCGTCGTCGCGGACCTGCCCGATGTGCGCGGTCTTGGCGATGTGGTGGTTGTCGCCGTTGACGGTGACCGTGCCCTCCGGCGCGTCATAGGTGACGCCGTCGGCGGCGGCCTGGACCTTGGGGACGTCGAAGCTGCCGGCCTTCTCCACCATCGCCTTCCACAGGTGGAGCGAGGTGTACGCGGCCTCCATAGGGTCGGAGGTCACTGCCTTGGCGCCGTTGGCCTTCTTGAAGTCGGCGACGAAGGTGCTGTTCTCCTTCGAGCGGAGGGTCTGGTAGTAGTTCCACGCCGTGTACTGGCCCTTGAGGTTGGCCACGCCGACGCCCGGCACCTCCTCCTCGGCGATGGAGACGGACAGCACCGGCATCTCCTGGGCGGTGAGGCCCTTGCCCTTGTACTCCTTGAAGAAGGCGACGTTGGAGTCACCGTTGAGCGTGTTGAAGACGGCGTCGGCGTCAGCGGCCTTCACCTTGTCGACGACGCTGCCGAAGCTCGTCGAGCCGAGCGGCTGGTACTGCTCGCCCTTGACCTCGATGCCGTTGGCCGCGGCGTAGGCCTTGATGATCTTGTTGGCCGTGCGGGGGAAGACGTAGTCGGAGCCGACGAGGTAGATGCTCTTGATCTTCTTCTCGTCCTTGAGCCAGTCGAGGGCGGGCACGATCTGCTGGTTGGTCGTGGCGCCGGTGTAGAAGATGTTGTCCGAGCTCTCGAGACCCTCGTACTGCACAGGGTAGAAGAGCAGCGCGTCGTTGCCCTCGAAGACGGGGAGCATCGCCTTGCGCGAGCTGGAGGTCCAGCCGCCGAAGACCGCTGCGACACAGTCCTGCTGGATGAGCTTGGTCGCCTTCTCCGCGAAGACGGTCGGCTCGGAGGCGCCGTCCTCGGACACGACGGATAGCTGCTTGCCGAGGACACCGCCGTCGGCGTTGATCTCGTCGGCGGCCATCTTGAGCGACTTGTTGACGGTCGTCTCGCTGATCGCCATGGTCCCGGAGAGCGAGTTGAGGAAGCCCACCTTGATCTCGTCGCCGCTGGTGTCGACGCAGGAGTCGGCCGCGGCGGCGGTGCCCTCGCCGGTCTTGGCGCCGCAGGCGGCGGTGGCGAGGAGCAGGAGGGCGGTGGAGCTGGCGGCGACGGTGCGTCGCGTGATGGAGCGTGCCACGGGGTGCCTTTCGGTCCGTGCCGCCCGGGGGTCGGGTCGGCGGGGGATCGGCCCACGCGGGCGACGCTGCCCCCGGTCGGCGCCCGCGTGTGGGGCGCCCTCTGCCGAACTCGACGGACTGTGGCCGCGGTGTGTTTCGTCACTGTTTCGCGTCGGTCGCTGAGGCGTTTCATCTCCGGACCACCCCGACGGGGCGCGGGTTCACACCCTTCGACCGTCTGAATCGAGAGCCGCCGGTCTCGGCATCCGGACATGGACGGACCCGCGTCCTCTGCAGGACGCGGGTCCGAGATCGTGACGAAGGGGGGTCAGGCCACCTTCGAGCCCATCCGCTCGCGGGCTCGGTGGCCGCGCCGGGTGACCTCGACGGTGCCGGTGGCGGCGCCCAGTCCGACGTCAGCGCCGTTGCCGTAGAGCGTCTTGATGCCGGCGGCGGGCACGGCAGGGGTCTCGTGCCAGATGCCGACGGCGCCGGGGTGCTTGCGGCCGACGGCGTTGTAGGCCTTCCAGGCCGGCAGGTGCCGCGCGTCGGGGTTGGCGGCGTAGTCGTAGAGGTTCTCGGTGCTGCACCAGTACTGCACGACCCAGGGTCCCCTGCGGCCCATGAGGGTCGTCGCGCCGAGGAAGCCGAGGTCCTCGCCCTCGCCCCGCTCGGCGCCTCGTCGAGAATGCTTGAGCTCGGAGATCATCCGCGGCATCGCGACGAAGACCGGCCACCACAGGTCGACGCGGTGCGGCTTGGCGATGGTCATGCTGATGTTGAAGACGACGACGTCGTCCTCGAGGGCGTGCGTGCGGTGCTCCATGATGCGACTCCTTGATAGGACCCGGTGATCGACGACCTCGACGAGGTTGACTCCGTCCCGCAGGACCCCGCCGGTGCGGTGCGGCAGGTGGTGCTCGGGACCGTCCTCGTCGACCGGGTGCTCGCCCTCCTTCGTCGCCTGGCCCAGCAGCACATCGCCGTGAGCGAGGGCGACTGACCCTCGCTTTGGGGATCCGGCGGGTCATGGGGCACAATGAGACGGCTCGTGCGCCGGAAGGCGCTGGGCACACTCTTTGCGCGAGTGGCGGAACGGCAGACGCGCTGGCTTCAGGTGCCAGTGTCCGAAAGGGCGTGGGGGTTCAAATCCCCCCTCGCGCACAGATGCCGAAGGGCGTCGCACCAGCTGGTGCGACGCCCTTCGTCGTGCTCGGGGTCAGGCGCCGACGACCTCGCCGTTGCGCGGCAGCCGACCGCCGAAGCTCATCGGCACCGCCTGCGCCACCTCGACGGGCAGCCGGTCGATCGCCTGCACGTGCACGTGCGGCTCGGTGCTGTTGCCGGAGTTGCCGCAGCGGGCCACGAGCTGACCGGTGCGCACCTGCTCGCCGACCGCCACCGCCACGCTGTCGCGCTGGAGGTGGCACATGACGACCACGCCGCCGTCGCAGCGGATCATCACGTGGTTGCCGGCGAGGGCGGGCCAGCCGGCGGCCGCCCGCCGGCCCTGGGTCAGGGCATAACCGAGCGACGGCAGCCCGCGGTACGCCGCGTGGTCGGGCTCGCCGTCGTGCGCCGCGACGATCTCGCCGGCCACGGGCGCGACGATGGCCCGACCGAAGCCCGGGAAGCGCTCCGGCGCCTGCGGCCGCAGCAGGCTCGCCCACGTGATCGGCGCGGTCCGTTGGTCCCCGCCCACGGGGACGAAGTCGATGGCGTGGGCCGACGCGAAGCGGGTCGTGCCGTGGCTCGGCACCCGGTCGGCCGGGCTGTTGCGCACGATCCACCTCCCGGCGAAGGGGAGGGCGAGCTCGATCGTCATCGTGACCGACTCCTTTCGCCTCGTGCCGTGTCGGAGGACCCCTGTGCTGGCCTAGGGTCCCAGCATGAGCGCACCTCCTCCCGCACCGCGACCCTCGTCGGGGGTGCGGGGTGCCGTGCCCTACCTGCTCATCGGGCTCGGCGCGCTCCTGGGCTGCTGCGGTCTGGGGGTCGTCGCCTACGGCGGGCTCGGCGCGATCATGGTCGACCAGGCGAGCGAGGACCCCTGGGTCGTGTGGTCGCTCGTCCTCGGTCTCGCCGCCAGCGTGATCGCTCTCGTGGCCCTCGTCATCGGCATCGTCATGCTGCTGCGGCGCCCCCGCGGCTGACGGCTCGAGGGCGGGCTTCTCAGCCGCTGCGGCCGAGCAGGGCCTGCAGCGCCGCGTGCGCACCAGCCCCGTCCCGCACCTCGGAGAAGGCATGCTGCGAAGACAGCAGGTCGTCGGCCTCCGGGTGCTGCGAACGCCCGAGGACGAAGGTCGTCGTCCCGTCCTGACCGGGTCTGACCTGCAGGGTCGCCACGTGCTGCGGCAGGAAGGTGTTGACGACGAGGGCGCCGCTGCCGTCGCGCTGGGCGATGAGGGCGCGCCGGTCGGTGACAGCCCTGACCGCGACGAAGGCGGGCGGGCCGTCGCCGGTCGGGTGCGGGTTCGTCGCCGCCTGGTGGGCGCGGTGCACCGTGGCGGCCCGCCGCAGCAGGCCGGTGAGCACGACGAGCCCGAAGAGGACGACGACGCCGACCGCGACGAGGCCGGCCGTCGTGCTGATCGACCCGACGACGCTCCACATGCCATCGGAGCAGAAGCCGAAGACGATGAAGAGGAAGACCACCGCCCCCAGCACCAGCTGGCTGCTCCACCGCTCGACGAGCACCGGCAGCCGGCCCGGCTCCCGCCAGGTCACCCGCTCCCCGGGGTGGACGACCTCGGCGAGCAGCTGCTCGTGGTGCGGTCCCATGGTCGCCTGGCGCAGCGTGACGGGCGAAGGGGAGGTCGCCCCCTTCGCCTCGACGATGGTCCGCTCGGCCTCTCGTGACTCGTCGGCGGTGAGGTCGAGGAAGCCGACCGGACGGTGGCCGGACATGTCCGACCCGCGCGAGCTCTGCGTCGTGAGCACGTCCCAGGAGAGCTGCGCCGGACCGCGGTTCGGGACCCGACGGGTCAGCTGCGGGAGGGCGTCGAGCGCCACCTCCTCGGCGACGCGCGCCCGCCCGTCGGGCCGGTCGATCTCCGCCGCGCGGCGGTCGGTGACGACGGAGGCGACCGGCGGGGTGCCGAGTACGGCGCGACGCAGCGGCCGGACGAGCAGCACCGCGAGGACGATCCCGACGACGGCGCCGCCCACCCCGTAGGTCGAGGCTGCGGCCACCGGGTCCGGCGAGCCGGCGTCCGGCCCCGCCGCCACGAAGGCCATCGTCACCATGCCGCCCACGAGGGCGCCCACGATGCCGAGGAAGACCAGCGCGCCGAAGAGGTCAGCGGCGCGCGGCGCGCGTCGCCCCCGCTGCGCCAGCCACAGCACCCTCTCGTCGTCGGCCAGGCCGGCGAGGCGCGCGCCGGGCCCCCTGCTGCCGTCCCCTGCCGTCATGTCCTCGACCGTAACGGGCGAAGGGGGGGACGCAGCGGGCCTCGACCCAGACCGGCCGTGGCAGGCTGGCCGGCATGACGCAGGACGCGGGGGCGGAGCCGGAGCAGGCGGACGAGCCGCAGGTGAGCGGGGCGGTGAAGGCGGCTCGTGACAACGGCTTCGCCGACGGGGTGAGCTGGGGATCGCTGGAGCACCTCCAGCGATGGGAGGCGCCGCTGCTCAAGGGCGGCGTGTGGGCGGAGATGCTCGGCGGGTGCCTGCGGGCGCTGTGCCTCATCGCCCCCTTCGGCGGTCTGCTGCTCCCGCTGGGCAACCCCGGGGGACCCGACCAGTCGGTCATGGAGTCGGACGGCTTCGCGGGCGACGGGCTGCGGGGGATGGCGCTGATCGTCTTCACCCTCGCCGCGATCGGTCAGGTGTGGACCCTCGTCGAGTGGTCCCGGTGGGGGCGGCACAGCGCCGGCACGTGGACGGGCTTCTCGGCCCTGGCGATCATCTGCTCGGCGCTCTCGCTGTGGTGGTTCCACTCGTTGCTGCCGCCGGAGGACTACGCGGCGGTCGCCGTGCCCATCGGGCGACCCTCGTCCTGGGTGCCGTCGCCCTCGTCCTCATGCTGGTGACGTCGCGGCCGGGCAGCCCCGACGAGGCCCGGTGGGCGGCTCGGGCCGAGGGCTTCCGCCGGCTGCCGCAGGCCGACCAGCAGACGCTGCTCGACGAGAGGCAGGAGATCGTCTCGGTCCTGCTGGACCGCAAGCTCGTCACCGAGGAGCAGGCGGCCGAGGCGCTCGCCACGCCGCTCGGCGACTGGTACCTGCTCGACCGCGCGGCCGACGCGAAGCACCCCTGACGGGTGACCTCAGCGCCGCGAAGGGCGCGCCCGCTCAGCCCCGCACGGGCCGGTAGGTCATGTGGGTGACGAGTGGCGTGGCCCGGACCGAGACGCGCTCGAGGGTCTGCGGCGGCACCCCGTCGAAGATCCGTTCGCCGGCCCCGAGGATGCTCGACGTGACGTGCAGCCGCAGCTCGTCGAGCAGCCCGGCGGCGAGGAACTGGTTGACCGTGCTCGCCCCTCCGGCGACGGAGATGTTGCGCTCGCCAGCGGCCGCCCGGGCGCGCTCGAGCGCGGACTCGATGCCGTCGGTGACGAAGTGGAAGGTCGTGCCGCCCTGCATCTCGATCGGCTCGTGGGCGAAGTGCGTCAGCACGAAGACCGGCCCGTGGTAGGGCGGCTCGTCGCCCCACCACCCCCGCCAGTCACGGTCCCACTCGCCGCGGACCGGGCCGAACATGTTGCGGCCCATGATCGTCGCGCCCGAATCGACGATCGCGTCGACCTCCGCCCGGTTGTCCTCGTAACCCTCGAACATCCAGGCGTGGAGCGCGCCCTCCTCGATCTCGCCCATGGGCGAGGCCTCGCTCTGCCGCGGCCCCGCGGCGAAGCCGTCGGCGGAGACGGCGATGTCGGAGTACACGATGCCCACGGCGGGGCCCCTTCGTCAGATGAACTCGAGCGGGTCGAACTCGTCGATCTCGATGACCCGCACCCGCGGCAGCCGGCTCTTGAAGGCCGACACGTCGTACTCGAGGTCGAAGAACTCCACGCCGTCGACCTGCCGCAGGCCGTTGGCCATGAACTCGCCGAAGCCGACGACGCCGAGCCGCCGCCCTTCGTCCTGGGCCAGCGCCTCCATCTGCGGGGTGAAGTCGTTGTCGTGGCTGACGAGCATGACGTCGGCGTCACGCTCGAGGAGGGCCTCGGCTGTGCGCTGGATCGCGATGTCGACGACCTTGCCCTCGCCGCGCAGCGGCACCGGCCGGTAGCCCATGGCGAGCAGCGCCTGCACGAAGGAGGCCGGCAGCTCACCGGCGACCGCGAGGAAGAAGAGCCCCTTGACCGGCTGGTCCCACACCGCCTCGGTGTAGTCGAGCAGCGTGTTCCACCGCGGACGCTCCTGCGGCTCGGGCCGGCGCCCGAGGACGGAGACCCCGAGCGTGGCGTCGATGTTTTCCCCGTCGACGAGGAGGTAGGTGGTGCGATCGGCCATGATCGGACCCTACTGTGAGAGGGGCCGGCACGTCGCCGGCGCCAGGATGACGAAGGGGAGTGACCGCTCGTGTGCATGCCGGTCCGGTGCCAGCAGTGCGGCAAGACGACGTGGAGCGGCTGCGGTGAGCACGTGGCCCAGGTCCGGGCGCAGGTACCCGCCGACCAGTGGTGCCAGTGCCCGGAGAACGCCGACCCCAACGCCTGACGCCCTTCGCCCCTGACCTCCAACCCTGCAAAACCCTAGGGTCCTGCAGGGTTCACGCGACGCAACTGCGCAAAACCCTAGGGTTGTGCAGAGTTGGGTGACGGTCAGCGGAGGGTGATGCGGACCTCGGGGGGCGGGCCCTCGGCGCCGGAGAGGTCCCAGAGCCGGCCGAGGGCCGGCTGGAGCAGCCAGGTGCCGAGCTGGCGAACGAGCACGCGGACCGCCTGCTCGGTGACGGGGGTGCGGCTCGCGCCGATCCCGTGGTCGCGCAGGGTCTGCGTCTGCACCACCTGCTCGTCGAGCAGCTTGCGCACGAGGCGCCCGTCGCCGGCGCCCGGGGTGACGACGACCCGGCGCAGGTAGTCGACGGCGTGCGGGTTGGCCAGGAACATCGCGTGGATCGCCGCGTCGCGCCCGGCGACGACCTCGTCGACCGGGCCGTCGAGCGGCACCGACCCGAGGGCGTCACGGAAGAGCGCGACGACCGCGTCCTCCACCGCCTCCTGCAGCCCGTCCTTGCTGCCGAAGTAGTGCCCGACGAGGCCGGGGGCGACCCCGGCGGAGCGGGCGACCTCGCGCAGGCTCGTCGCGGCGACGCCCCGCTCGGCGAAGAGCGCCAGTGCCGCGGCCCGGATGCGGGTGCTGGTGTCGCCGGCGGCGCCTTCACGTGAACCCACGGGGACCCCCCTTCGCTGTGACGGTGAACAAGTCGACCCACCATTGCACATGTGTTCAACGGCTGCGTAGGGTGCGAGGCGAACCCCAGCAGTGACCCGCGAAGGAGCCGGCCCATGCCCGAGCAGCCCCAGGCGATCATCTACGACGCCGTCCGCACGCCCCGAGGGAAGGGCAAGTCCTCCGGCTCCCTCCACGAGGTCAAGCCGATCGACCTGACCGTCGGTCTCCTGCAGGCGATCCGGGAGCGCAACCCCGGCCTCGACGCCGCGCAGGTCGACGACCTCGTCATGGGCATCGTCTCGCCGGTCGGCGACCAGGGCGCGGTCCTGCCGCGCATCGCCGCGCTCAAGGCCGGCTACCCCGAGCCGGTGGCGGGCGTGCAGCTCAACCGCTTCTGCGGCTCCGGCCTCGAGGCGGTCAACCAGGTCGCGGCGCGGGTGCGCTCCGGCTTCGAGGACCTGCTCATCGCCGGTGGCGTCGAGTCGATGTCGCGCGTGCCGATGGGCAGCGACGGTGGCGCGTGGGCGATGGACCCGCGCACCGCGCTCGAGACCGACTTCGTCCCGCAGGGCATCAGCGCCGACCTCATCGCGACGATCGAGGGCTACGACCGCGCCGAGGTCGACCGCTTCGCCGCGCAGTCCCACGCCCGTGCGGCGGCTGCCTGGGAGGGCGGCTACTTCGACAAGAGCGTCATCCCGGTCAAGGACGCCAGCGGCATCACGATCCTCGACCGCGACGAGACGATCCGCCCCGGGACGACCGCCGAGTCGCTCGGCGGGCTGCGCCCCTCCTTCGCCGCGATGGGCGAGCAGGGCGGCTTCGACTTCGTCGCCACCGAGAAGTACCCGCACGTCGACGCGATCAACCACGTCCACCACGCCGGCAACAGCTCGGGCATCGTCGACGGCGCCGCGCTGCTGCTCGTCGGCAACGAGCGCGTCGGCCAGGAGATGGGCCTGACCCCCCGCGCCCGCATCGTCTCCACCGCGGTCATCGGCTCCGAGCCGACGATCATGCTCACCGGTCCCGCCCCGTCGTGCCGCAAGGCCCTCGACCGGGTCGGCATGAAGGCCAGCGACATCGACCTCGTCGAGATCAACGAGGCCTTCGCCGCCGTCGCCCTCAAGCTCATGCGCGACATGGGCTGGAGCGAGGAGCAGACCAACGTCAACGGCGGCGCGATCGCCATGGGCCACCCGCTCGGCGCCACCGGCGCGATGATCCTCGGCACCCTCGTCGACGAGCTGGAGCGCCGCGACCTCGAGCGCGGCATCGCCACCCTCTGCATCGGCGGCGGCATGGGTG
Encoded proteins:
- a CDS encoding M23 family metallopeptidase, translating into MTIELALPFAGRWIVRNSPADRVPSHGTTRFASAHAIDFVPVGGDQRTAPITWASLLRPQAPERFPGFGRAIVAPVAGEIVAAHDGEPDHAAYRGLPSLGYALTQGRRAAAGWPALAGNHVMIRCDGGVVVMCHLQRDSVAVAVGEQVRTGQLVARCGNSGNSTEPHVHVQAIDRLPVEVAQAVPMSFGGRLPRNGEVVGA
- a CDS encoding acetyl-CoA C-acetyltransferase — protein: MPEQPQAIIYDAVRTPRGKGKSSGSLHEVKPIDLTVGLLQAIRERNPGLDAAQVDDLVMGIVSPVGDQGAVLPRIAALKAGYPEPVAGVQLNRFCGSGLEAVNQVAARVRSGFEDLLIAGGVESMSRVPMGSDGGAWAMDPRTALETDFVPQGISADLIATIEGYDRAEVDRFAAQSHARAAAAWEGGYFDKSVIPVKDASGITILDRDETIRPGTTAESLGGLRPSFAAMGEQGGFDFVATEKYPHVDAINHVHHAGNSSGIVDGAALLLVGNERVGQEMGLTPRARIVSTAVIGSEPTIMLTGPAPSCRKALDRVGMKASDIDLVEINEAFAAVALKLMRDMGWSEEQTNVNGGAIAMGHPLGATGAMILGTLVDELERRDLERGIATLCIGGGMGVATIVERV
- a CDS encoding ATP-binding cassette domain-containing protein, translated to MLQLDEVVAGYGRTTVLHDVSLTVPTGGCVAVMGHNGAGKTTLLRAAMGLLPTSGGRVLIDGEDVTGSRPNERVRRGLGYVPQGQLSFPDMSTWDNLLLVAGKDRAAIDEVLDTFPALTGLLQRPAGLLSGGQRQQLSIARTLLTRPSLLILDEPTEGIQPNVVAEIERVITDLTGRGDLGVLLVEQHIGFALRTAERYYVLESGRVVGEGAGGAEAGADVRALMAV
- the urtD gene encoding urea ABC transporter ATP-binding protein UrtD, which translates into the protein MTTTPTRTDDYLEVRGLRVAFGDFVAVDGVDLTLLQGQVHFLVGPNGAGKTTIIDALTGLAPGQGVATHGGVNLLGKPSHRIAALGVGRTFQTATVFEELSVLQNLDIAGVRHRSRWSQLRARREVPAEVSAAAETIGLTHLLDHPAGVLSHGQKQWLEIGMLLVQDASVMLLDEPVAGMSAEEREETGELLRRIGHERTIVVVEHDMDFVRRFADGVTVLHAGRVLASGSMDTIRANPEVQRVYLGQTTEGAA
- a CDS encoding NYN domain-containing protein — protein: MADRTTYLLVDGENIDATLGVSVLGRRPEPQERPRWNTLLDYTEAVWDQPVKGLFFLAVAGELPASFVQALLAMGYRPVPLRGEGKVVDIAIQRTAEALLERDADVMLVSHDNDFTPQMEALAQDEGRRLGVVGFGEFMANGLRQVDGVEFFDLEYDVSAFKSRLPRVRVIEIDEFDPLEFI
- the urtB gene encoding urea ABC transporter permease subunit UrtB, with the protein product MDAIVAQVFTGLSTGAVLLLIAIGLTLTFGQMGVINMAHGEFIMAGAYTAFVTTSILGGSGLSLVVALPLGFVVGGLLGVLLEATIIRWMYHRPLDTLLVTFGIGLILQQLARDIFGAPAKEVPSPGWLDGSVDILGYGFPITRLFIIVLSVVCVAGVWLVLRRTALGRRIRATVANRDLAESVGISTRRIDQTTFFIGSGLAGVAGVALTLLGSTGPTIGSTYIVEAFLVVVVGGIGQIKGTILAALGVGLGQSVLESLTSGSMAKVLVLVAIVAFLQIRPQGIFTVKTRSLA
- the urtA gene encoding urea ABC transporter substrate-binding protein; protein product: MARSITRRTVAASSTALLLLATAACGAKTGEGTAAAADSCVDTSGDEIKVGFLNSLSGTMAISETTVNKSLKMAADEINADGGVLGKQLSVVSEDGASEPTVFAEKATKLIQQDCVAAVFGGWTSSSRKAMLPVFEGNDALLFYPVQYEGLESSDNIFYTGATTNQQIVPALDWLKDEKKIKSIYLVGSDYVFPRTANKIIKAYAAANGIEVKGEQYQPLGSTSFGSVVDKVKAADADAVFNTLNGDSNVAFFKEYKGKGLTAQEMPVLSVSIAEEEVPGVGVANLKGQYTAWNYYQTLRSKENSTFVADFKKANGAKAVTSDPMEAAYTSLHLWKAMVEKAGSFDVPKVQAAADGVTYDAPEGTVTVNGDNHHIAKTAHIGQVRDDGLIESVWSSKEPIEPDPYLEDYSWWKAND
- a CDS encoding TetR/AcrR family transcriptional regulator, with amino-acid sequence MGSREGAAGDTSTRIRAAALALFAERGVAATSLREVARSAGVAPGLVGHYFGSKDGLQEAVEDAVVALFRDALGSVPLDGPVDEVVAGRDAAIHAMFLANPHAVDYLRRVVVTPGAGDGRLVRKLLDEQVVQTQTLRDHGIGASRTPVTEQAVRVLVRQLGTWLLQPALGRLWDLSGAEGPPPEVRITLR
- a CDS encoding dihydrofolate reductase family protein; its protein translation is MGIVYSDIAVSADGFAAGPRQSEASPMGEIEEGALHAWMFEGYEDNRAEVDAIVDSGATIMGRNMFGPVRGEWDRDWRGWWGDEPPYHGPVFVLTHFAHEPIEMQGGTTFHFVTDGIESALERARAAAGERNISVAGGASTVNQFLAAGLLDELRLHVTSSILGAGERIFDGVPPQTLERVSVRATPLVTHMTYRPVRG
- the urtC gene encoding urea ABC transporter permease subunit UrtC; amino-acid sequence: MTSPTARLRDAGRSGLGPWIGIAALALVLLLVAPAVLSTFRLGLLAKYLCYAIAAVGIGLAWGRGGMLVLGQGLYFGLGGYAMAMHLKLADAGPGGVPDFMQLYSDGQVPGWWEPFRSGGFTLVAIVLVPALLAALLGLAIFTRRIRGAYFAILSQALTAAFAILLVGQVTTTGGLNGLNNFQGFFGYSLHDPANKQMIYLVTAGVLVLALALVAHLNRSRFGELLVAARDGEERVRFLGQNPAMTKLVAYVIAAVLASVAGALFVPTVGIISPDDVGVVASIGLLSGVALGGRASLFGPALGAIAVGYAETTLSESFAGSWTYFQGALFVVVLLLLPGGLADLVTRGRDALRRRGATAPGPRVATATAGPHRPSDDTTEVPAR
- a CDS encoding monooxygenase family protein, with the protein product MEHRTHALEDDVVVFNISMTIAKPHRVDLWWPVFVAMPRMISELKHSRRGAERGEGEDLGFLGATTLMGRRGPWVVQYWCSTENLYDYAANPDARHLPAWKAYNAVGRKHPGAVGIWHETPAVPAAGIKTLYGNGADVGLGAATGTVEVTRRGHRARERMGSKVA